Proteins encoded by one window of uncultured Ilyobacter sp.:
- the dnaN gene encoding DNA polymerase III subunit beta, with amino-acid sequence MKIKVNREELIKVLSNLSVVVRENSIRPVISGAKLEAKDGMAVFTGSNLEFSYISSIPAQVENKGVTVFKIPLILEYIKLLDEENLEMIVGEGKLSIHRAEFSIMDWEDYPEIEENESDNLFVLESEKIISAFEKVKFSAFPTADNLAINCIRMSCESENINFISTDSYRLTKYTMSAVCESNQEISIPLESVGTICKLLKDSEEPARFGVKNAVLTVKCGNSYMSTRLIELPFPDYRSIFKSMSYTKQIELNTDDFKKSMKKVLTVAKRNIETKNGALFEFKGNKLVSTVSSGTAKTVQKLDTIKDGEDFRASLNVKFIYDFIGNIQKNSIIKATNSSSMFILEETGNSSYTYVLMPLALRD; translated from the coding sequence ATGAAAATCAAAGTGAACCGAGAGGAACTTATTAAAGTCCTTTCAAATCTTTCTGTAGTGGTAAGAGAAAATTCAATAAGACCTGTTATCTCAGGGGCAAAGTTAGAAGCAAAAGATGGAATGGCTGTTTTTACAGGATCAAACCTTGAGTTTAGTTATATATCCTCTATTCCTGCACAAGTTGAGAATAAGGGGGTAACTGTCTTTAAAATACCTCTGATTCTCGAGTATATCAAACTTTTAGACGAGGAAAACCTTGAGATGATCGTCGGTGAAGGAAAGCTATCGATTCACAGAGCCGAGTTTTCTATCATGGACTGGGAAGACTATCCGGAGATTGAAGAAAATGAATCGGATAATCTTTTTGTACTTGAGAGTGAAAAAATAATATCTGCCTTTGAGAAAGTGAAATTTTCAGCATTTCCAACAGCGGACAACCTTGCAATAAACTGTATAAGAATGTCCTGTGAAAGTGAAAATATAAACTTTATATCCACTGATTCTTACAGACTGACAAAGTATACAATGTCTGCAGTATGTGAATCAAATCAGGAAATATCAATACCTCTAGAAAGCGTAGGGACCATCTGCAAACTTTTAAAAGATTCAGAAGAGCCAGCCAGATTCGGTGTAAAAAATGCGGTACTTACTGTAAAATGCGGTAACTCCTATATGTCGACAAGATTGATAGAGCTGCCTTTTCCAGATTACAGATCGATTTTTAAAAGTATGTCATATACAAAGCAGATAGAGCTTAATACTGATGATTTTAAGAAATCAATGAAAAAGGTTTTAACCGTGGCAAAGAGAAATATAGAAACAAAAAACGGAGCCCTTTTTGAATTCAAAGGAAACAAACTGGTTTCCACAGTTTCTTCAGGAACTGCCAAAACGGTTCAAAAGTTGGATACTATAAAAGATGGAGAGGACTTCAGGGCTTCACTAAATGTGAAGTTTATCTATGACTTTATAGGAAATATTCAAAAGAATAGCATCATAAAGGCCACCAACTCAAGTTCTATGTTTATTTTAGAAGAAACAGGCAACAGTAGTTATACATATGTACTCATGCCATTGGCCTTAAGGGATTAG